The stretch of DNA GCCGTACTGGAACAGTGACACCGTCAATGGCTCCGCCAGAATCCCCAGGGCCAGCGCGCAAGGCAGCACCAGCATGAAGCACAGGCGCAGGCCCCAATCGAGAATCCGCGAATATTCATGCCGGTCCTTGTTGGCGTAAGTCTTGGCCAGCGTCGGCAGCAGGATCGTGCCCAGCGCCACTCCCAGAACCCCCGAAGGCAGCTCCATCAGGCGATCGGCGTAATACATCCAGGACACCGAGCCAGCCACCAGGAACGAGGCGAAGATGGTGTTGATGATCAGCGAGATCTGGCTCACCGAGACCCCGAGAATGGCCGGCAGCATCTGCTTCAGCACCCGCCAGACCCCGGTGTCGCGCAGGTTCAGGCGCGGTAGCACGAGCATGCCGATCTTTTTCAGGTGCGGCAGCTGATACAGCAGCTGCGCCAGGCCACCCGCCAGAACCGCCCAGCCCAGGGCCATGACCGGCGGATCGAAATAAGGCGTCAGGAATACCGAGAACACGATCATGGCGACGTTCAGCAACGTCGGCACGAACGCCGGGACCGAAAAGCGGTTCCAGGTATTGAGGATCGCCCCCGCCAGGGAGGACAACGAGATCAGCAATATATAAGGAAAGGTCACGCGTAACAGATCGGTGGTCAGCGTGAATTTTTCCGGGGTGTCGACAAAACCTGGCGCCGTCGCCCAGATCACCCAGGGCGCGGCGATGATCCCCAGCGCCGTCACCAGCGCCAGCACCAGGGTCAGCAGGCCGGACACATAGGCAATAAAAGTCCGGGTCGCCTCCTCACCCTGCTGGCTTTTGTATTCCGCCAGGATCGGCACAAAGGCCTGGGAAAAAGCCCCCTCGGCGAAGATGCGGCGCAGCAGGTTGGGCAGCTTGAAGGCGATGAAAAAGGCGTCCGTCGCCATTCCGGCGCCGAATGTGCGCGCAATGATGGTATCGCGCACGAACCCCAGAACCCGGGAAAGCATGGTGATAGAGCTGACAGCGGCCAACGACTTGAGCAGGTTCATGGAAAGGTTTTTTGCCTGTAGATAAACAGCAGGCGAACAATGCGCCCACTTGTGCGATACTCCGCGCCGCAACAGCACAGAGCCAAAGCTCGCGAGTTTACAGGTCAAGCGCCGGAAATAAATATCCCGCCTCTTCAGATCCAACCACTCAGCGGAACGCATCACCTGCCCTTGACAAGACTTCAACTCATCGGCATGATTCGCGGCCTATTTTGTTTGCTATTTCCCAAAAAGTCTTTCGAGGAGCTCGACGGTGGCCAACTCACCTTCCGCCAAAAAACGTGCAAAACAGGCTGAGAAGCGTCGCAGCCACAACGCCAGCCTGCGTTCCATGGTTCGTACCTACATCAAGAATGTAGTTAAAGCCATCGACGCAAAAGACGCTGAAAAAGCGCAAGCTGCTTATGTTCTGGCCGTGCCAGTTATCGACCGCATGGCCGATAAAGGCATCATCCACAAGAACAAAGCTGCTCGCCATAAAGGTCGTCTGAATGGCCACATCAAGGCTCTGAACCTTGCTGCTGCAGCCTAAGCGACACGCTTGTTAAAAAACCGACCTCAGGGTCGGTTTTTTATTGTCTGCGATTTGCTGCCTTGACCACCAAACCACTATCGCCAGCAATCGAACATCGACCGGCAGCCCCCACAGAGCACAACCACTGCAGGAGCCAGCCCCGAAGGCCGTTACGGGGTTTGCGCCCAAGGCAGGATCGGAATCGCCGTCACCGCATTCTGCGGACTGCCCTCGATCAACCGATCGCTATAGACCAGGTACACCAGGGTATTGCGCTTCTTGTCGAGGAAACGCACCACCTGCATGGTCTTGAACACCAGCGAAGTGCGTTCCTTGAATACCTCTTCGCCATCCTTGAGTTCACCCTTGAAGCTGATCGGGCCGACCTGACGACAGGCAATGGAGGCTTCGGCGCGATCCTCCGCCAGACCCAACCCACCCTTCACACCACCGGTCTTGGCGCGCGACAGGTAGCAGGTCACGCCCTCCACCTTCGGATCATCGAAGGCCTCGACCACAATGCGGTCATTAGGCCCGACAAATTTGAACACCGTCGACACCTGGCCGATTTCTTCAGCGCAGGCCAGCAGCGGCATCGCCAACAGCATTCCCAACAACCCTTTTGCTACACGCATTGGTTTTTCCTTAGACCAGAATCAGGTTGTCACGGTGAACCAGCTCGGGCTCAGCCATGTACCCCAACAAACCGACAATCGCATCAGAGGACTGACCGATGATTTTTTGCGCCTCCAGAGCGCTGTAGTTGGCCAGGCCGCGGGCGATTTCACGCCCGTCCGGCGCCACGCATACCACCATCTCGCCACGACGGAAGCTGCCCTGAACCAGCTTGACCCCCACCGGCAGCAAGCTTTTGTTGCCCTGGGACAAGGCCGACACCGCACCATCATCCAACACCAGGGTGCCTCGGGTTTGCAGGTGCCCAGCCAGCCATTGCTTGCGCGCCGCCAGCATGCCGCGCTCAGGCGACAGCAAGGTACCCAGGCGCTCACCCGCCTTGAGGCGATCCAGCACACGCTCCAGACGGCCACCGACAATGATGGTGTGCGCCCCGGAACGGGCCGCCAGACGCGCCGCGCGCAGCTTGGTCTGCATACCGCCACGCCCCAGCGCGCCACCCGTGCCGCCCGCCACTGCGTCCAGCGCCGGATCGTCGGCACGCGCCTCGTAAATCAGCTGGGCATCGGGATTATTACGGGGGTCCGCATCGAACATGCCGTCGCGATCCGTGAGGATCACCAGCAGATCGGCCTCGACCAGGTTGGCCACCAGGGCCGCCAGGGTGTCGTTGTCGCCGAAGCGGATCTCATCGGTAACCACGGTGTCGTTTTCATTGATGACCGGAATCACCTTCAGCTCGACCAGCGCACGCAAGGTGCTGCGGGCATTGAGGTAACGCTTGCGGTCGGACAGGTCGTCATGGGTCAGCAGAATCTGCGCAGTGTGCAGGCCGTGCTCAGCAAAGCTCGACTCCCAGGCCTGCACCAGGCCCATCTGGCCAATGGCCGCGGCCGCCTGCAGCTCATGCATCGCACTCGGTCGTGCGGTCCAGCCCAGGCGGCTCATGCCGGCCGCGACCGCGCCGGAGGAAACCAATACCAGCTCGACGCCAGCCTCATGCAAGGCCACCATCTGCTCGACCCAGACACCCATTGCCGCGCGATCCAGCCCTTTGCCGTCCGCCGTCAGCAGCGCACTGCCGATCTTCACGACCCAGCGCTGCGCACCTGTCACCTTACTCCGCATCTTCTTCAACCTTAGCTTGAGAGCCACGCGACCGAGCGCGCCCATAAAGTTATTCGTGGCTACGTTTCCCGGATACTAAAACGCCGCTCAGTGAGCGGCGCTTGTAGTTTACTGCAACGAATCAGTCGCGGACGTAAATGATTTCCGGACCATCTTCGTCATCCACATCCTCCTCATCCCAATCATCGTCGCCGATGTCGTGCACGCTCTTCACGCCGCTGCGGCGCAGGGCACGCTGGTCGTCCAGAGCCTGCAACTGGGCACGCGCCTCGTCCTCGATACGCTGATCGAGCTCGGCCAATTCGTCGGCGTAGGCCGGGTCGGCCGCCAGACGATCGGCACGATCCTCCAGATACCGCATGATGTCGCGACTCAGGCGCTCGGTACCGTCTTTGGAAATAGCCGAGATCACGTACACCGGACCGGTCCACTCCAGGCGATCGACGATCTCCTTGACCCGCGCTTCATGCTCCTCCTCGAGGATCTGGTCGCATTTGTTCAGCACCAGCCAGCGATCACGCTCAGCCAGGGACGGGCTGAACTTGGTCAGCTCGTTGACGATCACTTCCGCCGCATCGGCCGGACTGCTTTCATCCAGTGGCGCCATGTCCACGAGGTGCAACAGCAGACGAGTACGCGCCAGGTGCTTGAGGAAACGGATACCCAGGCCCGCACCATCCGAAGCGCCTTCGATCAGACCCGGAATGTCGGCGATCACGAAGCTCTTCCAGCGGTCGACACTGACCACGCCCAGGTTCGGCACCAGGGTCGTGAACGGATAGTCAGCCACTTTCGGCTTGGCCGCAGACACCGAACGAATGAAGGTGCTCTTACCGGCGTTCGGCAAGCCCAGCAGACCAACGTCCGCCAGCACTTTCAGCTCCAGCTTGAGGTCACGCTGCTCACCCGGCTTGCCCGGCGTGGTCTGGCGCGGCGCGCGGTTGGTACTGGACTTGAAACGGGTGTTACCCAGACCGTGCCAGCCGCCCTGTACCACCAGCAAACGCTGACCAGCCTTGGTCAGGTCACCAATCACTTCCTGGGTCCCGGCGTCGATCACCGTGGTGCCGACCGGTACGCGCAACTCGAGATCCTCACCCTTCTTGCCGGTGCAATCGGTACTGCCGCCATTGGAGCCGCGCTCGGCATCAAAATGACGGGTGTAGCGGTAGTCCACCAGGGTATTGAGGTTTTCGTCGGCGATCATGTAGATCGAGCCGCCATCACCACCATCACCACCGTTCGGACCACCGTTTTCGATGAACTTTTCCCGACGGAAACTCATGCAGCCATTGCCGCCGTCGCCAGCTTTTACTCGGATCGAAACTTCATCAACGAACTTCATAACAAAACGCCTCTCGCCGCACGGGCGAGCCGAAAAACACTAAGACATAAGACTCTTGCAAAAATGAGCGCAGCGACCCCGATCAACGGCCGTAACATCCAGCGCTGGCAGCCCATACAAACAGTTTTGCAAGAGACTCACCCCACAAACGAAAAAGCCCCGTCGCGAGACAGGGCTTTTCCAGCGATCGCGCAATTAAGCCGCGACGACGCTCACGTAACGACGACCGAAGGCGCCTTTTACTTCAAACTTGATCACGCCTTCGATTTTCGCGAAGAGGGTGTGATCCTTACCCATGCCAACGCCGTAGCCAGCGTGGAATTGGGTGCCGCGCTGACGCACGATGATGTTGCCGGCCTTGATGACCTGGCCGCCATACATCTTCACGCCAAGGCGTTTGGCTTCTGAGTCGCGACCGTTACGGGTACTACCACCAGCTTTTTTGTGTGCCATGAGTTCAATTCTCCTAGTGAGGAATTAGGCTGAAATTAAGCCTGAATACCGGTGATTTTGATCTCGGTGAACCACTGGCGGTGGCCCATACGCTTCATGTGGTGCTTACGGCGACGGAACTTGATGATGCGGACTTTATCGTGACGACCTTGGGAGATCACTTCAGCCTTGACGGTTGCGCCAGCAACAACAGGTGCGCCGATGTTCACGTCGTCGCCATTGGCAACCAACAGAACGCGGTCAAAAGTCACGGATTCGCCAGTGGCGATTTCCAGTTTTTCGATCTTCAGGTATTCACCTTCAGCGACCTTGTATTGCTTACCGCCGGTAACGATTACTGCGTACATGGTATTTCTCCGATAATCCTGCTCACCCAGCTCTTTATAAGAAGAGGTATTGGCTGGCATGGCTGCATGGGGCTGGAACGGCCCAAGTGCAATTGCGTAAGGCAGGTGCTGCCCAGGAAGTTCAGGGTGCGCGATTGTACGCAAGCTGTCTTGGCGATGCAAGGGGCCGTCCATCGCGCCTTGACAGCCCCGGACGTGGGTCCTAGCATGCCGCGCAACCCTTCTGGAGCACCTGTCGCTGATGCAACCCCAAGCTTTCTACCGCGCGGTGGCGGACGATTTTAGCGCCGTCGACGGCATCATCAAGAAGCAGCTGACCTCCCGAGTGCCGCTGGTATCGAAAATCGGCGACTACATTACCTCGGCCGGAGGTAAACGCCTGCGTCCTTTATTGGTGCTGCTGTGTGGCAAGGCCCTGGGTCGCGAAGGCGACGACCTGCGCCTGCTGGCCGCCACCATCGAATTCCTGCACACCGCCACCCTGCTGCATGACGACGTGGTCGACATGTCCGGCATGCGCCGCGGCCGCTCGACCGCCAACGCCATGTGGGGCAACGCCCCGAGCGTACTGGTGGGCGACTTCCTGTACTCGCGCTCCTTCGAGATGATGGTCGAGCTGGGCTCGATGCCGGTGATGAAGATCCTTTCGCAGGCCACCCGCATCATTGCCGAAGGCGAAGTGCTGCAGCTGTCGAAAGTCCGTGATGCCAGCACCACCGAAGAAACCTACATGGAAGTCATCCGCGGCAAGACCGCGATGCTCTTCGAGGCCTCGACCCACAGCGCCGCCGCCCTGGCCGGCGCCACCGAAGAGCAGAGCGAAGCCCTGCGCACCTTCGGCGATCACCTGGGCGTGGCCTTCCAACTGGTGGACGACCTGCTCGACTACCGTGGCGATGCGGAAACCCTGGGCAAGAACGTCGGCGACGACCTGGCCGAAGGCAAGCCGACCCTGCCGCTGATCTACACCATGCGCGAAGGCACGCCGGAACAGGCTGCCCTGGTGCGCCAGGCGATCCAGAAAGGCGGTATCGAAGACCTGGAAAGCATCCGCGCTGCCGTGGAGGCCTCAGGCTCCCTGGACTACACCGCGCAACTGGCCCGCGACTATGTCGCTCGCGCCATTGCCTGCCTGGAAGCCCTGCCGCCGAGCGAATACCGCGACGCGCTGGTGGAACTGAGCGAATTCGCCGTAGCCCGCACCCACTAAGATCCGATTGCACACAAGCCCGCTCCTGCCCTGCGCAGGAGCGGGCTTGTTCGTGATGTTTTCCCCCCTCGATCCCCCGCTATACCCCATCCCCAAGCAAAACCCTATATAATGTGCGCTTTTTAGCCTTCCTGAATCCGAGGAGCCTTAGTGAGCACGTTGCCACCCTGCCCGAAATGCAATTCTGAATACACCTATGAAGACGGCGCCCAACTGGTCTGCCCGGAATGCGCCCACGAATGGTCCGCCAATGGCGAAGCCGAGGCCGCATCCGATGAAACCGTAAAAAAGGACTCGGTCGGTAACGTCCTGCAAGACGGCGACACCATCACCGTGATCAAGGACCTCAAGGTCAAGGGCACCTCGCTGGTGGTCAAGGTCGGCACCAAGGTCAAGAACATCCGCCTGTGCGATGGCGACCACGACATCGACTGCAAGATCGACGGTATCGGCCCGATGAAGCTCAAGTCCGAGTTCGTCCGCAAGGTCTGATATTCCGGCTATCGCCCCGTGCCAGGCACGGGGTGAAGCCCTCCCCGCTCCCGCCAGACTCCCCTCATTTCCCGCTACATATCAAAAGGCCAGCCCTTTTGACCCACAACAATTTCCACACAGAAAAAAGCAGAAACCGCCAATAGGTACTTGCTATTCATTGAATAAGAATTATTCTCATTGAAACCCATCAAGGAGATGAGACTCATGACTTATTTGATCGACGCATGGCTGGACCGCCCACACCCTTACCTGAGAATCCTGCATCGGGAAACCGGGGAAGTCTGTGCGGTACTGGAAGAAGAAGCCTTGAACGAGCTGCAGGATCAGGGCGACCTGGACCTCAACGGCCTGAGTTCCAGCGAGCCGGTGGTGCTCAAGGAACTGGTGCGCAACCTGTTTCTGTTCTGCTATGCACGGGCCTTGCGCCCTGCTGGAACAGCCGAAGGGCAAGGCCTGAGCGCAAAAATACGTCTATGACCCCACCTGACCCCTCTGCCAAGGCAAGCCTTCTCGCGATCCCTACACCGCAAACACGGCGTATGGATCGCGAGCAAGCTCAACCCGGCAGCTGAGGCTTACAGAACGTCGAGCAGCTCGACGTCAAATACCAGAACGCTGTGCGGCGGGATGCTGCCAACGCCTTGCGCGCCGTAAGCCAGCTCGCTCGGCACGTACAGACGCCATTTGCTACCGGCATTCATCAGTTGCAGCGCCTCGGTCCAGCCAGCGATCACGCCGCCGACCGGGAATTCCGCAGGCTGGCCGCGCTCGTAGGAACTGTCGAACACAGTGCCGTCGATCAGGGTGCCGTGGTAGTGGGTACGCACGCTGTCTTCACGAGATGGCTTGGCGCCTTCGCCCTGGGTCAGCACTTCGAACTGCAGGCCGGAGGCCAGTGTGGTGATGCCTTCACGCTTGGCGTTTTCAGCCAGGAAAGCCAGGCCTGCGCCAGCAGCAGCTTCAGCCTTGGCAGCGGCTTCGGCCTGCATGATTTCGCGGATCACCTTGAAGCTGGCGGACATTTCTTCCTGGCCTACACGGCTAGGCTTGCCGGCGAACGCGTCGGTCAGGCCAGCCAGGATGGCGTCCAGGCTCACGCCCGGTGGCGGGTTGTCACGCAGCTGGTCGCCCAGCTGACGGCCGATACCGTAGCTGACGCGGGTTTCGTCGGTGGACAGATTTACTTCGGACATGACACTGCTCCGCTGTGCGGACGGCTCGAAAATCCGCCGTGCGTACACAGCGCATCCCGGGACGCCCGGAACCAAAAGGGCGAGCAGACTAGCACAGATGCCATGGCGATGATGAACGTGCGTCCCGCTTGTCAGGCCGAGCGGACGGCGAGGGGCACCCGCAGGCTGTCATCGGTACCGGCCGAGAGGCCACACATCTCGTCATGCACTGAGGCATGGATCAGGTTGAAGGGCAGCTTGGGAAAGGCGTGCAACACTTCCCGGGCATGCTCCACCGAACGCAGATGCAACATCTGACCATGGGCGTCGCTCAACGGATAGGCCGCCCCATGCATCCGCGCCTCGAGCAGATAGATGCCGCCTTCGAGGGAGATCAGGTTCAGCTCGTCGATTTTTCCGGCGACGGCATAAGCATTCAACTCGTGCAGGTTCATGAGTGCACCTCGCGCAGTTCAAGCCCGTGACCTTTACAGGGATATGCCTCGGCCGGTAAAAGCACAAGCCACAAACGACGCCGCCCGTCCGTTTCACAACGGCCGGGCGGCGCGGCTACAGCGGTGATCAGGCGATCAGTGCTTGGTCAGCTTGTCCAGGTAGCCCATGGCGAAGGCCGAAATCACAAAGGTCATGTGGATGATCACGTACCACATCAGGTACTGCGGCTCGATGTTCTTCGCATCCATGAATACCCGCAGCAGATGGATCGAGGAGATCGCCACGATGGACGCGGCCACCTTCATCTTCAGCGAGGAGGAGTCCATCTTGCCCAGCCAGTTGAGCTTTTCCTTGTCCTCGTCGATGTCCAACTGGGACACGAAGTTCTCGTAGCCGGAGATCATCACCATCACCAACAGGCCACCCACCAGCGCCATGTCGATCAACGACAGCAGCACCAGGATCAGATCGGACTCGGCCATGCTGAACACGTTGGGAATGACGTGGAAGACTTCCTGGAAGAACTTCAGGGCCAGGGCCAGCAGCCCCAACGACAGACCAAAGTAGATCGGCGCCAGCAGCCAGCGCGAGGCGTACATTGCATTCTCGATAAAACGTTCCATTGAATCTCACACAGGTCTGAAAACGGCGGCGAGTATATCAGCCGCCCAAAAGCCCATAAACTGCAACCAAATCCATTACCTGCGCGTCTGCCAAAGCGTTTTCTGCTAGTGTCGGAATCATGTGAACAGCTCAATGACATCGGACAGGAAGCCTGGAGAATGGATTTGCGATTGCCTTTGGCGGGTACCGGCCTGTGTATCGCGGTACTGCTCAGCAGCGGCTGCTCGCCCAGCGACGAGAAGCAGCAAGTCAGCCTGGAACAGAAAACCGCACAGTTCGAACAATCCCTGGACGCTATCCAGGACCCCAAGCTCAAGGACGCCATCGCCGACCTGGGCGGTTCGCTGTTACTGCTCGAACGCGCGCAACTGCGGCTCCAGAACAAGCTCATAGAGACCGAATACGGCGATGACGCCCTGGCCCTGCTCAAGCACTACCCCAGCCCGCAGGCGCTGGTCGACACCTACCTCAACGGCCTGTTCGTACTGCGCAAGACCTCCAATTCCGACTACCTGACCGACCTGCAGCCGGTGTTTCCCTTCAGCTTCAACATGCCGGCGCAATTCCCCTTCCCCCACGGCCTGGAATGGCAATCCGTGACCCTGAACAACGGCAAGGTCATTGCCTTCCAGCCCGAATGGTCGGAAACCGATCCCGGCATCCAGTTGAGCCCGTCCAGTTCCAACCTGACCAACCCGGATGACCTGACGGTGACCTACCCGTTCATCGAAGGCCTGGAAGTCGAAAACAAGAACCAGCCCCAACCCGTGACGCTGCAAGGCAAGGCCGAAGTGATCGCGCCACACCAGGTCCTCACCTTCGAACTGGGCAAGGCCGATATCGGCAAGCAACGCAGCACCAAGAATGTCAGCGTGAAACTGTTGTCCCTGGACAAGAACAGCGCCGAAATCGAGTTGACCAACAGCGCCCCACTGTCGCCCGAACTC from Pseudomonas chlororaphis subsp. chlororaphis encodes:
- the murJ gene encoding murein biosynthesis integral membrane protein MurJ, which encodes MNLLKSLAAVSSITMLSRVLGFVRDTIIARTFGAGMATDAFFIAFKLPNLLRRIFAEGAFSQAFVPILAEYKSQQGEEATRTFIAYVSGLLTLVLALVTALGIIAAPWVIWATAPGFVDTPEKFTLTTDLLRVTFPYILLISLSSLAGAILNTWNRFSVPAFVPTLLNVAMIVFSVFLTPYFDPPVMALGWAVLAGGLAQLLYQLPHLKKIGMLVLPRLNLRDTGVWRVLKQMLPAILGVSVSQISLIINTIFASFLVAGSVSWMYYADRLMELPSGVLGVALGTILLPTLAKTYANKDRHEYSRILDWGLRLCFMLVLPCALALGILAEPLTVSLFQYGQFSAFDASMTQRALVAYSVGLLAIIVIKVLAPGFYAQQNIRTPVKIAIFTLIVTQLLNLAFIGPLKHAGLALAISAGACINAGLLFYQLRKQQMFLPQPGWGKFALKLVVAVSVMSAVLLGLMQFMPAWDQGNMLARFLRLGVLVVAGVVAYFGMLALFGFRLRDFNRKALH
- the rpsT gene encoding 30S ribosomal protein S20 — protein: MANSPSAKKRAKQAEKRRSHNASLRSMVRTYIKNVVKAIDAKDAEKAQAAYVLAVPVIDRMADKGIIHKNKAARHKGRLNGHIKALNLAAAA
- a CDS encoding CreA family protein translates to MRVAKGLLGMLLAMPLLACAEEIGQVSTVFKFVGPNDRIVVEAFDDPKVEGVTCYLSRAKTGGVKGGLGLAEDRAEASIACRQVGPISFKGELKDGEEVFKERTSLVFKTMQVVRFLDKKRNTLVYLVYSDRLIEGSPQNAVTAIPILPWAQTP
- the proB gene encoding glutamate 5-kinase, with product MRSKVTGAQRWVVKIGSALLTADGKGLDRAAMGVWVEQMVALHEAGVELVLVSSGAVAAGMSRLGWTARPSAMHELQAAAAIGQMGLVQAWESSFAEHGLHTAQILLTHDDLSDRKRYLNARSTLRALVELKVIPVINENDTVVTDEIRFGDNDTLAALVANLVEADLLVILTDRDGMFDADPRNNPDAQLIYEARADDPALDAVAGGTGGALGRGGMQTKLRAARLAARSGAHTIIVGGRLERVLDRLKAGERLGTLLSPERGMLAARKQWLAGHLQTRGTLVLDDGAVSALSQGNKSLLPVGVKLVQGSFRRGEMVVCVAPDGREIARGLANYSALEAQKIIGQSSDAIVGLLGYMAEPELVHRDNLILV
- the cgtA gene encoding Obg family GTPase CgtA; translated protein: MKFVDEVSIRVKAGDGGNGCMSFRREKFIENGGPNGGDGGDGGSIYMIADENLNTLVDYRYTRHFDAERGSNGGSTDCTGKKGEDLELRVPVGTTVIDAGTQEVIGDLTKAGQRLLVVQGGWHGLGNTRFKSSTNRAPRQTTPGKPGEQRDLKLELKVLADVGLLGLPNAGKSTFIRSVSAAKPKVADYPFTTLVPNLGVVSVDRWKSFVIADIPGLIEGASDGAGLGIRFLKHLARTRLLLHLVDMAPLDESSPADAAEVIVNELTKFSPSLAERDRWLVLNKCDQILEEEHEARVKEIVDRLEWTGPVYVISAISKDGTERLSRDIMRYLEDRADRLAADPAYADELAELDQRIEDEARAQLQALDDQRALRRSGVKSVHDIGDDDWDEEDVDDEDGPEIIYVRD
- the rpmA gene encoding 50S ribosomal protein L27, which produces MAHKKAGGSTRNGRDSEAKRLGVKMYGGQVIKAGNIIVRQRGTQFHAGYGVGMGKDHTLFAKIEGVIKFEVKGAFGRRYVSVVAA
- the rplU gene encoding 50S ribosomal protein L21, translating into MYAVIVTGGKQYKVAEGEYLKIEKLEIATGESVTFDRVLLVANGDDVNIGAPVVAGATVKAEVISQGRHDKVRIIKFRRRKHHMKRMGHRQWFTEIKITGIQA
- a CDS encoding polyprenyl synthetase family protein, translated to MQPQAFYRAVADDFSAVDGIIKKQLTSRVPLVSKIGDYITSAGGKRLRPLLVLLCGKALGREGDDLRLLAATIEFLHTATLLHDDVVDMSGMRRGRSTANAMWGNAPSVLVGDFLYSRSFEMMVELGSMPVMKILSQATRIIAEGEVLQLSKVRDASTTEETYMEVIRGKTAMLFEASTHSAAALAGATEEQSEALRTFGDHLGVAFQLVDDLLDYRGDAETLGKNVGDDLAEGKPTLPLIYTMREGTPEQAALVRQAIQKGGIEDLESIRAAVEASGSLDYTAQLARDYVARAIACLEALPPSEYRDALVELSEFAVARTH
- a CDS encoding zinc ribbon domain-containing protein YjdM; amino-acid sequence: MSTLPPCPKCNSEYTYEDGAQLVCPECAHEWSANGEAEAASDETVKKDSVGNVLQDGDTITVIKDLKVKGTSLVVKVGTKVKNIRLCDGDHDIDCKIDGIGPMKLKSEFVRKV
- a CDS encoding PA4570 family protein, whose translation is MTYLIDAWLDRPHPYLRILHRETGEVCAVLEEEALNELQDQGDLDLNGLSSSEPVVLKELVRNLFLFCYARALRPAGTAEGQGLSAKIRL
- a CDS encoding FKBP-type peptidyl-prolyl cis-trans isomerase — its product is MSEVNLSTDETRVSYGIGRQLGDQLRDNPPPGVSLDAILAGLTDAFAGKPSRVGQEEMSASFKVIREIMQAEAAAKAEAAAGAGLAFLAENAKREGITTLASGLQFEVLTQGEGAKPSREDSVRTHYHGTLIDGTVFDSSYERGQPAEFPVGGVIAGWTEALQLMNAGSKWRLYVPSELAYGAQGVGSIPPHSVLVFDVELLDVL
- a CDS encoding DUF6482 family protein is translated as MNLHELNAYAVAGKIDELNLISLEGGIYLLEARMHGAAYPLSDAHGQMLHLRSVEHAREVLHAFPKLPFNLIHASVHDEMCGLSAGTDDSLRVPLAVRSA
- a CDS encoding TIGR00645 family protein, with product MERFIENAMYASRWLLAPIYFGLSLGLLALALKFFQEVFHVIPNVFSMAESDLILVLLSLIDMALVGGLLVMVMISGYENFVSQLDIDEDKEKLNWLGKMDSSSLKMKVAASIVAISSIHLLRVFMDAKNIEPQYLMWYVIIHMTFVISAFAMGYLDKLTKH